From the genome of Streptacidiphilus rugosus AM-16, one region includes:
- a CDS encoding Pr6Pr family membrane protein: MHAWTRPALWWRLAIVLSAGLGLITGAGSLIYFTVESNVIVLGYFAAALYWMVRRDTADAPAPRLRGAATLYILITGLVAHVVLNHGASPLPGLSHGTGADRLQSWSLLFLHYTTPIMVVLDWLCLGPRNASRWRDLPLWLSFPLGYAGLTLLRAALFPFFPNRYPYFFLDPTEHGYGWVGLQIAELTVEFVVLAAVVVGLDRLGTAARAALAGRRVAAEAEGRAAG; this comes from the coding sequence ATGCACGCCTGGACCCGACCTGCCCTGTGGTGGCGTCTCGCCATCGTCCTCTCCGCAGGCCTGGGCCTGATCACCGGCGCGGGCTCGTTGATCTACTTCACCGTCGAGAGCAACGTGATCGTCCTCGGCTACTTCGCCGCCGCGCTGTACTGGATGGTCAGGCGCGACACCGCCGACGCCCCCGCCCCCCGCCTGCGCGGCGCGGCGACGCTCTACATCCTGATCACCGGCCTGGTCGCGCACGTGGTGCTCAACCACGGCGCGAGCCCGCTGCCCGGCCTGAGCCACGGCACCGGCGCGGACCGGCTGCAGAGCTGGTCCCTGCTGTTCCTGCACTACACGACGCCGATCATGGTCGTGCTCGACTGGCTCTGCCTCGGCCCCCGCAACGCCTCGCGCTGGCGCGACCTGCCCCTCTGGCTCTCCTTCCCGCTCGGATACGCGGGCCTGACCCTGCTGCGGGCGGCGCTCTTCCCCTTCTTCCCGAACCGCTACCCCTACTTCTTCCTCGACCCGACGGAGCACGGCTACGGCTGGGTCGGGCTGCAGATCGCCGAGTTGACGGTCGAGTTCGTCGTCCTGGCCGCCGTCGTGGTCGGCCTCGACCGCCTCGGCACCGCAGCGCGTGCCGCGCTCGCCGGACGGCGGGTCGCCGCCGAGGCGGAGGGCCGGGCGGCCGGCTGA
- the egtA gene encoding ergothioneine biosynthesis glutamate--cysteine ligase EgtA yields MCFKTGPPGSAGVELEWLVMDRAEPRRPVPMERLDAVLEPLTGHAARNGGRPGSGLPCGTVLTREPGGQLELSTPPAAGAVACVAGAATDLEVVRRTLHEDGLHLLGYGLEPFRDPPRVLDHPRYAAMEAYLDRIGPWGRMMMRATAAVQVNLDAGTDGDGIDGYRARWQLVHRLGPVLVAAFANSPLWQGRPTGWRSTRQAVWERLDPSRTRPPQGREANGDPAAAFARSALGAGLLCLRRNPPADWTAPPGHSFASWLDGGVTERRPTIGDLDYHLSTLFPPVRPRGWLEMRMIDAQPGDGWMVPALLATVLMDDPRAAEAAWAATEPLCPNGSPYPPQAVWSRAARLGPGAPELAKAALDCFAAADTALSGPDVPAPMRRAVSSFAERYTERGRCPADDLLDDRDGACRPDRLEGTSR; encoded by the coding sequence GTGTGCTTCAAGACGGGTCCGCCCGGAAGCGCAGGCGTCGAACTCGAATGGCTGGTCATGGACCGCGCGGAGCCGCGGAGACCGGTCCCAATGGAGCGGCTCGACGCCGTTCTCGAACCGCTCACCGGGCACGCCGCCCGGAACGGCGGCAGGCCCGGCAGCGGGCTCCCCTGCGGCACGGTGCTCACCCGCGAGCCCGGCGGTCAGCTGGAGCTCAGCACGCCTCCTGCCGCGGGAGCGGTCGCCTGCGTCGCGGGCGCGGCGACCGACCTCGAAGTGGTCCGCAGGACGCTGCACGAGGACGGTCTCCATCTGCTCGGCTACGGCCTGGAGCCGTTCCGCGACCCGCCCAGGGTCCTGGACCATCCCCGCTACGCGGCGATGGAGGCCTATCTCGACCGGATCGGCCCCTGGGGCCGGATGATGATGCGTGCCACGGCAGCCGTCCAGGTCAACCTGGACGCCGGGACCGACGGCGACGGCATCGACGGCTACCGGGCGCGCTGGCAGCTGGTCCACCGGCTCGGTCCGGTGCTCGTCGCGGCCTTCGCGAACTCGCCGCTCTGGCAGGGCAGACCCACCGGCTGGCGGTCCACCCGCCAGGCCGTCTGGGAACGCCTCGACCCCAGCCGCACGCGTCCGCCGCAGGGCAGGGAGGCCAACGGCGACCCGGCGGCGGCCTTCGCCAGATCCGCCCTGGGAGCGGGTCTGCTGTGCCTGCGGCGCAACCCTCCCGCCGACTGGACCGCCCCGCCCGGACACAGCTTCGCGTCCTGGCTGGACGGCGGCGTCACCGAGCGCCGGCCCACCATCGGCGACCTCGACTACCACCTCAGCACGCTCTTCCCCCCGGTGCGGCCACGCGGTTGGCTTGAAATGCGCATGATAGACGCGCAGCCCGGCGACGGATGGATGGTGCCCGCGCTGCTGGCCACCGTGCTGATGGACGATCCCCGCGCGGCCGAGGCCGCCTGGGCGGCGACGGAGCCGCTCTGCCCCAACGGCTCGCCCTACCCGCCGCAGGCGGTCTGGAGCCGCGCCGCCAGGCTCGGACCTGGCGCCCCCGAGCTCGCCAAGGCCGCACTCGACTGCTTCGCCGCCGCGGACACGGCGCTCTCCGGCCCCGACGTGCCCGCGCCGATGCGCCGCGCCGTCTCGTCCTTCGCCGAGCGCTACACCGAACGCGGGCGATGTCCCGCCGACGACCTGTTGGACGACCGCGACGGCGCCTGCCGGCCCGACCGTCTGGAAGGAACCTCCCGATGA
- the egtB gene encoding ergothioneine biosynthesis protein EgtB — protein MTDPAAPADPTATLPSTPSVPSSSEAPTDDGSRGTGTTAPADPEALRARARAALERARVRTRALTDCLDEDELGAQHSPLMSPLVWDLAHIGNQEEIWLVREGGGAPALRPDLDPLYDAFQHPRDQRPTLPLLPPEPARRYIAAVRERAFEVLDTAPLGPDEDPLLAQGFVFGMIAQHEQQHDETMLATHQLRRGPAVLHAPKPAPAPADAATLPTEVWIPGGPFTMGTDGGDEPWALDNERPAHLVDVPGFWLDTVPVTNAAYQAFMADGGYHDARWWSAAGWAHRLQAGLSAPLFWIRAGGGGPEGVEGADAGGEVPGGWLRRRFGVTEPVPLDEPVLHVCWYEADAFARWAGRRLPTEAEWEKAARHDPAGGRSRRYPWGDADPTPELANLGQRHLQPAPAGSFPAGASPDGVRQLIGDVWEWTSSDFAPHPGFTAFPYKEYSEVFFGPDYKVLRGGAFGVDQVACRGTFRNWDYPIRRQIFCGFRTARDASPGETADRPGGSADPVGRARPTRPTRSPGGGTIA, from the coding sequence ATGACCGACCCCGCGGCCCCCGCCGACCCGACCGCGACCCTGCCGTCGACCCCCTCGGTCCCCTCGTCGTCCGAGGCGCCCACCGACGACGGATCACGCGGCACGGGCACGACCGCCCCGGCAGATCCCGAAGCCCTGCGCGCCCGGGCCCGCGCCGCACTGGAACGGGCGCGGGTGCGCACCCGCGCGCTCACCGACTGTCTGGACGAGGACGAGCTCGGCGCCCAGCACTCCCCCCTGATGTCGCCCCTGGTCTGGGACCTGGCCCACATCGGCAACCAGGAGGAGATCTGGCTGGTGCGCGAGGGTGGTGGGGCTCCCGCCCTGCGTCCCGATCTCGATCCGCTCTACGACGCCTTCCAGCATCCCCGCGACCAGCGCCCCACACTTCCACTGCTCCCGCCCGAACCCGCCCGGCGCTACATCGCCGCCGTACGCGAGCGGGCGTTCGAGGTGCTCGACACCGCCCCGCTCGGCCCGGACGAGGACCCCCTGCTGGCGCAGGGATTCGTCTTCGGGATGATCGCCCAGCACGAGCAGCAGCACGACGAGACGATGCTCGCCACGCACCAGCTGCGGCGTGGTCCCGCCGTCCTGCACGCGCCGAAACCCGCACCGGCCCCCGCCGACGCGGCGACCCTGCCGACCGAGGTGTGGATACCCGGCGGCCCGTTCACCATGGGCACCGACGGCGGGGACGAGCCCTGGGCCCTCGACAACGAACGCCCCGCCCACCTGGTCGACGTCCCCGGCTTCTGGCTGGACACCGTTCCCGTGACCAACGCCGCCTACCAGGCCTTCATGGCCGACGGCGGCTACCATGACGCCCGCTGGTGGTCCGCGGCAGGCTGGGCGCACCGGCTCCAAGCCGGCCTGAGCGCACCGCTGTTCTGGATCCGCGCCGGTGGCGGCGGCCCGGAGGGCGTCGAGGGGGCCGACGCCGGTGGCGAGGTCCCCGGCGGCTGGCTGCGTCGGCGCTTCGGGGTCACCGAGCCGGTGCCGCTGGACGAGCCTGTCCTGCACGTGTGCTGGTACGAGGCCGACGCCTTCGCCCGCTGGGCGGGCCGGCGACTGCCGACGGAGGCGGAGTGGGAGAAGGCCGCCCGCCACGACCCGGCCGGCGGCCGGTCCCGCCGCTACCCCTGGGGCGACGCCGATCCGACCCCCGAGCTGGCCAACCTCGGCCAACGCCACCTCCAGCCCGCCCCGGCCGGCAGCTTCCCCGCCGGCGCCTCCCCGGACGGGGTACGCCAGTTGATCGGGGACGTCTGGGAGTGGACCTCCAGTGACTTCGCCCCGCACCCGGGTTTCACGGCCTTCCCCTACAAGGAGTACTCGGAGGTCTTCTTCGGCCCCGACTACAAGGTGCTGCGCGGGGGAGCCTTCGGCGTCGACCAGGTCGCCTGCCGCGGCACCTTCCGCAACTGGGACTACCCGATCCGCCGCCAGATCTTCTGCGGCTTCCGCACCGCGCGCGACGCCTCCCCCGGCGAGACGGCCGACCGCCCCGGCGGTTCCGCGGATCCGGTCGGGCGGGCACGGCCGACGCGCCCCACTCGCTCGCCGGGCGGGGGGACGATCGCCTGA